Sequence from the Mauremys mutica isolate MM-2020 ecotype Southern chromosome 2, ASM2049712v1, whole genome shotgun sequence genome:
cctttaaatctccgacGGAGGCCTActgccgctaccccggggctcgggcagcagggctcgggagGCGATTTAAAAGGCCTTGGgcttcagctgctgcagggagccccgcaCCCTTTAAATCGGCAGACTGGGGAAGCAGGTCGGGTCTGGTGCAgcgtaccagctcttgccggtacgccataccggcccataccggcttactttcacctctgtccatACTCCACAAATGTTtgcattgccttcagtgggactgctaGTGCTGTCAGGTGCTATTCAGTGCTAGTAAGGGTATCATAATCTGTCTATCCCAAGGTGTCATTATTTACACCACAGGAAATATTGGACATTCTCACACTCATACCTTGGCTTGGTTTGAAGGGTAAAATCTGTCCtttacttgaagaagaagaagaagaagaagaaaaaaacgcCTGGGCATGTTCATCTCAGAGCTGCAGGAGATGTTACTATCTGAAAATGTGAGGATTGGACTGGAATAGAGAAGCTGATTGGTTTTGGCTAGTCCCTGTATAACTGGACTTCACTAATGAAGTGATTAATACCTATGCAGCACTTAAACAAATTACATCAGCTCACTTAACGTTACAAATACTTATATTTCAACTGCTCTAGATGCTATAAGTCGGGTCAAGGAAATGGAATTGTGTGAAATTGAAGACTTTTGGAACTGCCCTGGAAACCTTTAAATTCAAGACAGAGGGAATGGaataatataaaaatgaataaatatatttttaaatcaccTAAAGTAAAAGCTTAGCcattgctattattatttatcGAAGGCCTAACAATGGAACAGAGAACTGGAAGCAAGCTAATGAGCCAATATTTTAGAATGGCACATTAGATGATCTGGGTAATTATAAGCTTGTTAGGCTTGATATTGATCCCAGGCAACAATCATGAAAAAGCTGATGCAGGATGCAGTCAGTAAAGTATGACAGAATAATTAGTGCCagacaacatggttttatggacaAGAGATGTTGTCAAACAAAGTTGATATTGCTTTTTGATGGGATACAAGTTTGGCTGACAAAGTTAACTGTGACGAAATAATGGTTTTGGTGTATGTCTACAGTGAAGCTGGAGGTATAAGTTCCAGCGGAACCAAACATACCCaggctagctctgattgagctagtgtgctaaaaatggaACCATCGCAGTGCGAGCAGGAGGACAGGCTGGTCTCCCTGAGTCCAGTCCCATCTGGCACTCTATGTATGTACTCAATatgtatgtctccttgagctagAATTTATACCTTCCAGCTCAAGTGTAATACCCATACCCTGTGATTTGTGTAAGGTATTTGACGTAGTATCATGTGACACtctgattaaaaataaatgcGGCTCAcactaaattaatttaaaagcTGGCTGattgataggtctcaaaaagtaattgtaaagGAGGAATTACGATCCAGCAGGGGCATTTGTAGAGGGGTCTTTtaaggatcagttcttggctcagtgctattcaatatctttaGCAATGATCTGGAATAAAGTGTAAACTCAttgctggtaaagtttgcagatggcacaaacACTGACAAAGGAGTAAATAATGAGGGGGACAGGTCGGTTCTAAAGAATGATCTGGTAATGAGGGCACCTGGACCatagccccacccctctcccagcctcctcccctgaggccccacccacactccacccccccactCCGCCCTAGGCCCCGCTCACACTAGGCCCTCCCGCCTGCCAAGTCCCTCttctcctccacctcccctcccctaaAGCCCCCCCCCATCTGCTGCTCACCAagtccttcctctcctcctcccctgtgaCTGCCCCGCCCGCTGCTCACTGAGTCCCTCTaccccagggatgggcaaactatggcccgcgggccggatccggcccttcagggctttggatccggcccgcgggtttacccctggtggtgctgcgggcctggtgctgctctcagaagcagcccccgggccgggagctctctgcccccctctgccccccccccaggggccgcagcacttcctggagtggcgtggggacagggaaggcatgcagggagcctgccctggccctggtgtgcgccactgccaccccggagccactttaggtaagcggcaccgggctggagctcaaacccctcctgtcccccgccccccaacttcctgccctaagccctctgcctgtacctcgcacccctcctgcacccaactccctgccctgagcccctttctgcactcctgtgcattccaaccacctgccctgagctccctgctgcaccctgcaccccgtgcaccccaactccctgccctgagccccatcctgcactccatacccctcctgtaccccaacccccttccctgagccccctcttacactctgcaccccttctctgccccaatcccttgtcctgagccccttcctccacatcccgcactccaccccccctgccccggccctgcatacaatttcctcacccagatgtggccctcgccccaaaaagtttgcccacccctgctctaccccctcccctgagaccccactgcctgctgctccctgagtccctccaccccctcccgagaccccctcCACTCACTTAGTCCCTCCTctccaccaccccctcccccatgaccCCCACTGCCCACTGagtccctccatccccccctccccgaaCAGCGTGGGAGTCACGAGAGGGGGGGATGGTGGAGGAAGTCAGCAAGCGGCGGGCAGTGGAGACctcagaggaggtggaggagaggaggtagTTGAGACTCAGCGAGCAGTGAGTGAGGGGCCACAGGGGAAGTGGAGATGAGGAGGGACTCAGCGAGGAGCAGCGGGGGCCTTGGCagagggtggagcaggggagggaagagatggagcatggacaggactacgGGGGAAGGGACCTTGGGGATGGACCGCAGGCGGGGCCACCACAGTCCAAGTGTTCATGCTCTCAAAGGCGGCAGGTCggtggctgtgctgcaggggaggcttagcctatGCCTATGAATGTTAGCAAGTCGGAAAGAggtcagaaaagagctacaagaatgattcaaggttcgaaaacctgccttacagtgagagacgaAAGGACTCTgtagtctagcagacaaaagctTCATAACTGCAGACAGtggagatccagtggctggaagctgaatctAGATAAATTCAGCCTAGAAATAAAGCACTGGGTTTTTTACAATTTaccactggaacagtttaccTAAGGATATAGTGGATTCTTTGTTTCTTGGGGTCTTCAGATTGAGACTGGCTGTCTTTCTAACAGAGATGCtttagctcagccagaagttatgagTTTGATGCAAgactcactgggtgaaattctctggcttgtgttttGCAGAACTTCAAACTGATGACCATATGGgtcctttaaaatctatgaatctacgtATAATCTAATCCCAAAAGATGCCGTGCTCTCACCTAGCACTGGAGTTTCCAGTAGGCGTTGAGTGCACTCAGCATCTTTTgggaggtgctcagcatctttcagGCCCAGGCCCAGAGTTGTCAACAATATGAAAGGAGCCATGACAAGTTGTTGTGATAAAGAAAAGGGATAGCCATAAAAATGGAGAATGCGAATGTTTCCTGCACTGGCTGAGTGAACCTTTGTGAATTTGACCCCTTTTAATGCAGTTCTCCGACTGAAGAATCTTTGTCAATACTGGCTATATTTTTTGGCATAAAAAAGCAAATCTCGGCCAATATCTAGCTCTAATTTAATattttcaatcaaaatgtttgGTTGCTGTTCAGACTCAGCCTGTAGGTCATTGTGAGCAGGATGACTCCACTGAAACAGACTACAATAAATGTCAAACTTCTCATTCACTGGCAGCAACCACTGCTCTCTCTCTCGCTTGCGCTCACTCACTCTCCAGCACTTTGCTCCTGGATGCAAATGGAAAATACAGAGACCAATATGAAGGCGGGGGACTTCTCAGTACTTTTGATCCCCACTGAGCTTTATTTGAAACTTAGCTGGTGGTGCTCTGAATAGAAACTACAGGGGGCAAATTTTGTCATGCTAGTGAAAGGTCCATGCATTCTGGTGAACACAACAGCTTCTCCCATTCCGGCACCAGCCTCTGGACACCAACAGAATAGTGTCAGACATCTAAAACTAACCAGTATATGCTGACGTTTCATATCCTGTTCTGAAATCAGCCAGAATTCTGCCAGAAGAGGACATGTTATCATTGTCCTTGGGCCTTTGtttagtgggggaggggcacacaaTTGCCAATGCCACCTTGAGATGCTCTCTCTGTGCTGGGCAAAGGCAGAAAGAGACAGCATTTCAGTATTTTGGTGCAGAGGTAGTGGCAGCAGCAGGCAACCAGCAGGATGGCACTTCAGCCAGAGGCAAGCCAGAAGACCCTTTACCTCCCTTTACACCACATGATAAAGGGGGGAAAGAAGGAAAATCAGAAAGACCAGCTTTGGGAAAAAagctttaccaaaaaaaaataggGCTGGAGATCATGGCAGGGGAAACCAGCTAAAGAAAAAATATGGGGCAATGAAGGAGAAGCAACAAAAAGTGGAAAGATGGGGGAGAAAACAAAGCTAAAAAGATAAAATTAGAGGGAGGCAAACAAGCATAACAATGTTGTAAGGgatcagattttaaaaatgagGCTAACAAGGTGTTTGAGCTGGTGTGATAATGGCAAGTATTAGAAAAGGGCGTTGGgacaagcttaaaaaaaaaaccaggaaggGATAGGTGTAGCAGGAACACATCTTTTCCCAGATACTGTAAATCCTGGGTTACAATCCGGCGCCCAGCTGTTAAGTGCTTCATGTTTTAATTTTCCATTAGTTCCAGGAGAGGTGTAATTATAGGAGCACAGCCTAAAAGGGGGACATCTCCCTGAACATTTCCGAATTCCACTGCTTTGTGAGACCACCCTATGGCTCTTGGGCAGCTCCTTTCAGCTAAAAGCGGAAATTCTGTGTGCTGGCGTTCACCATGGGAGCTGAACACGCTGTACATAAACGTCTTTGGCGTGGACTCAGTCTCAGCCCCAGCTGAGTTCTGTTTTGTTGGTGATTTACATGCTATAGTGCTGCACAGCTGCTACTTATGGGAAACAAGCCCTGTCTGTATTGTCTCAGTCCCTGCCATGTTTATATGAAGCAGGTGTTTGGTAAATTCCAACTGCTACAGTTAGGTTTTTTTTGTGGCAAAACtgcagagcagaatctggcttgTTTCTATAGCATCTGCACTTACACTTGTGAGGATGACAATTACAAGGGCTATCAATCCTCATACTTCAGGGTGTACTGCAGTGCAACAGAGCTCAGTTCTCTTCACTGCTGCTCAGGACCCAGCAGTTACTGAGGCATACAGAAGGATGGATTAAAAAGATTCTTCATTGTTGCTTCATTGTGTTACTGGCTCTTGTGCTGCTGCTCAGATGTAGAAAATAAGATGGCCTAAACTCACTCAACAGGATTAAAGTAGAATTTGGAACTGGAACCCAAATGCAATTGAATTGGACTCTTACTTAAAAAGATGCCTATTCTAACAAATGACAGCCAAATCTTATCAAGTAAGGAGagttttttacacacacacacacacacccacccacccacccctccccatcaGGAACAGATCAATGGAACATTTGTTCCATTGTTTTTAATCTTCGTCAGACTTAATGATATTTGACACATCCGTTTGTCATTACTACTTAGTTGTATTATGGCAGCACCTGGTTGTTCTAGATGCTGTCAGATTGTCAAAAGCTCCGAATACCCAGTGTGCTGAGCTTTTTTGGTCAGTAGTAAGAGCTGGGCCATGCCACCTTGAGTTTACAAACTAAATAGACAAAAGCTGTGAGAGATTATTACCTTGATTTTATGGGTGGGGGATTTAGGCCCAAATCAAGaggtgttaggtgcctaaatagctgTGAGGATCTAGCTCCAAGTGACTTGCACATGGCTACACAGGAACTCTGTGCCAGTGCCAGGCATTGAACTCTCATCTCCTGAATCTCATCCAGTGCCCCCCACAAGACTAGAGAAGCTCTGTCCCCCTGAGACATGGCCCCAGGACCGCAGCAAGAGCTCCCCTAGCCCTGAGGCCATGCATGGAGCAAGATCTCCTCCCGTCCTGGGGTCACAGCTGGGTTGGAGTGcgggggcttcccctgccccacccacctgGCACTTCTGCTGGGGAGGGGTCGGGGCGCTGATACTTCCCCTGCCTGCTCAGTGCTTCTTCTGGACCTCTGGGCTTCTGCCACCTGGTGGTGGATTTTTTTCCAGGGTTCCCCAGTTGGCCGGGGCCCCTGTGCATAGGCCCCGTAGCCCAGTTGCTAATCTGCCACTACCTGAAATCCTGCTCGCCCAACACACCGCTGCAagagaaggtcccggaccagaagTGTAAGGAAGAGTGCTCACTTAGGGACAGGGTAGATCTATCTATAAGAGTGTTGGTACTGGTGGCTCAGCCTCCCCTGGCACTGCTGTGGCCGCTGGACCCCTGGTTGCAGGGTTTTGGGGGgaagtttttgattttttttattatactgCCTCTTCAGCCACCCCGGGGCCTGCATGGGGCATAGCAAAGCTTCTTCCGGAGGAGCGTCTGAGAGACACATGCTTTTGTCCGGGtggttggagggggggggggtgcggcgcAGCTGCAGTTGGCCTGGGACTCTGGGCAGGGGGTCTCGGGGCTTCAGCTGGCTGGGTGCTCCTCTGGCCAAGGGGGTGGGCCTCAGGGCTTGGGCcacggaggggggcggggggaataataggacagggagctggggctggcctCCCTGAAGGGGGGCTTCACCCGCTGCCCATGACTGTTGGTTAGGGTTATGTTGCAGCTTGCTGTTAAAAGGTGCAGCCATTAGCTTTTCCCTTGCAGCACCAAGAGCTTAAGCTACATTAACCTGTTGCACTTCCTACTGTATGTTGTTAGGATAACTTTTAAGTAAAATTGCATTGgttttattttgtgtgtttatTGTCTGCATAAGAGccattattaatatttttgttcCTGGAGGCAACCAAGGTATTCAAtagcttcattaatgatctggaggatggcgtggactgcaccctcagcaagtttgcagatgacactaaactgggaggagtgctagatacactggaggatagggatagcatacagagggacctagacaaattggaggattgggccaaaagaaatctgatgaggttcaagaaggacaagtgcaaagtcctgcacttaggatggaagaatcccattcactgctacagactagggaccgaatggttaggcagcagttctacagaaaaggacctaggggttatgagtcgacagtgtgcccttgttgccaaaaaggctaatggcattttggactgtataagtatgagcatgccagcagatcgagggatgtgatcattcccctctattcgacattggtgaggcctcatctggagtactgtgtccagttttgggccccacactacaagaaggatgtggaaaaattggaaagagtccagcggagggcaacaaaaatgattagggctctggagcacatgacttatgaggagaggctgagggaactgggattgtttagtctgcagaagagaagaatgaggggggatttgatagctgctttcaactacctgaaagggggttccaaaaaggatggatctagactgttctcagtggtagcagatgacagaacaaggagtaatggtctcaagttgcagtgggggaggtttaggttggatattaggaaaaactttgtcactaggagggtggtgaagcactggaatgggttacctagggaggtggtggaatcttcttcgttaaaggtttttaaggtcaggcttgacaaagccctggctgggatgatttagttggggattggtcctgctttgagcagggggttggactagatgacctcctgaggtcccttccaaccctgatattctatgattctatgagatacACCCACCAATGTTATACAGTCTGTGGCCCTGTGCAGCACCACCAACTATAAATATTCATAGGAGTAATAGGAATACTGCAGAGGGGTAACTAGAGGATACCCGTCTAATTCCCCCTCACAGCTGTGGTCCCAAGCTTCTCCGTTACCCTTAATGACATAACACCTCTCACATGCTGCTTGGAAGCCTTATCTTCTGAGTAACctgggaaggaaaaggaagacaaaacaataaagaaatccCAGGCTTACCAATGGGGAAAATTCCCACTTAATTTTTTTCTCCTAAGATAGATAATTCTTAAGGGATGGTGTTTGAGTCTTCGAATCCAGCCTGGAAATAGTCTTCCATGAGGAGTAtatgctttgctgcactgggatgcGGAGAAAAGAAAGGGTAACAAAAATCAGATCGAAGACGACATTATAAAGGCCTCCATAGATATAAAGTTATGACCATGGCCCTATATAGTAAAAGATGTCTTTAAGTTGCCAGCTGTGCAGTTAAACAGGGATATGGTGTATGTTGGGGCCCAGCTGTTTATATGCACAAATATCCTAGCATGTTCATAGACAAGGTCAGGACCAGCTTGCACAGCTGATGCCTCTTCCTCCACcctccatctttaaaaaaaaaaaaatgttcaactACCAGGGGCagtaaaaaagcaaataaaatggcAGGGTTTGTGCTCCAGAGAGGCcaagggcaggggttctcaacctttttctttgagGTTCCCCACCACCAACATGCTATAAGAactccagggcccagtggggagtgtgggggctcaggactcctggcttcagcTACTGGGGGGGGCTGGAGCGGCCTGGCATGGGGCTGGTCCTGAGACGGCTCCTCTGGTCACCAGGGGAGGGGAGTGCTCAGGGCTCCTccggttggggggggggcaagtttgggggctgtggggggtggggtctcgggcagaaggggcggggccggcAGGCTAGCCTCCCCACAGTGGAGATTCCCCCACCGCCCATGACAAAAAGACACATTTAAAACGGGTGATAAATATCGGTCAAATCTAATTTAAAAATGGAATGAGAGAAGAGGATAATTGTATACTGTCTGTGGCTACAGGAGTTGTTATATTGATACATAAAAGTTCATGAACCACCCTGAAGTCAATCAAATAAGATGTCTTACATTGGTGCTAAACAAATGCCCCCTCCACTCCTCCAAAAGCTGCTGTAAAACACGAACATTTCAGCATGAACATGTAAATATGAGAACAGTTCTGTGATCCTAAGTAAATCAGTATCTGTTTATATGCTCAAGGTGATTACCACTGGGATGAAAGTTAATAGCAGCAATTTAGCTGTGAATTGGCAGTGTAGTTGCAAGGTGAGATTAGCAATCAAAGGAcaaatcatcattattattattcattgctGCCCAAGTGCTCAGAGGTTAGTTTGTTTGCAGCTTTTGTGATTAAAAAGCTCATTTTCCATTACGCCAGTCTGCATTGGAAGGAATTTATTCAAATAATTCTCTGCCTCCAACGGTATGAGGGAAAATTGTTATGATTAGTTATAAGTAAGTAAATAGCTAAAACATCTTTTTCCCTGAAAAAACCAAACAGAGTTGGGGGATGgcgatttttattttttagaaataCTCACTGTTCCAAGTAGTTTTTATAGAAGGTTAATAAATTATTAAGATTGTTAAGCATGTTACACCTGTGAATAATGTTATAGACTATTCTAAGCACGTCATTTAAAAGCATTATAGATTGTCATAAACCACAGTTATAAACAGCATGTTGATTGGTGAAAGtcaattatttattaaaaatctaACTCTGTAGGAACTATTTATAAATGAAACTTTAATACAAAGTGTGACCCATCATTCTTTCAACATCTTCATATTCTGGGAGTAGTACCATGCAATCACAcacagctcattgcaggatcaggacattAGTCTCAGCTttgatctacactacagaattacttcgtataactacattgctcaggtgtGTAAATAATCCACACATccgagcaacgtagttataccaacctaagtgttggtgtagacagcactacatcagtgggacagcttctcccaccgacataggtACCGCTTCTCACGGCggtggagttattaagccaaCGGGAGCGATGTCTCCCACTGGCTTAGAGTGCCTTCACCAGAAGGGCTACAGCGGTGCAGCAATGCAAGTTtctaatgtagacctgccctcggTTTTCATCGGCAGCCTGTCAAGTCATCAGTGTTCTGTCTTGACGTCAGTTATTCTGGTTTTCAATTACCCATTCTAAAAGTTTTCTGtgatttattttctctttgttaCCAGTGATTTGGATAAGTTTTAAACTACACTGGAAGGTGTCTTTAAGAAGCACTATTAAACTTTTATTTGTTGGTCCTTTGGCTAAATCCCTTGTCTTTATTCTTTTCTGTTTTCTCCCCCTCCTGTTAGGGTGAATGTTCTCAGAAGTGCTACGACATCTTTGTGTTGGAGACGGTTTGCGTTGCTTGGTTTTCCTTTGAGTTCCTCCTGCGCTCCATTCAGGCAGAAAGCAAGTGCGCCTTCCTGAAGACCCCCCTCAACATAATCGACATCTTAGCCATCTTGCCTTTCTACATCTCTCTGATAGTGGATATGGTCTCTGCTAAAAACAGCAACAGGAAGCCTGGCAGTGGAGCAGGAAACAAGTACTTGGAGCGAGTGGGCCTGGTTCTACGCTTCTTGCGGGCTCTCCGCATCCTGTATGTCATGAGGCTGGCACGCCATTCACTGGGACTGCAGACACTGGGACTCACTGTGCGCCGCTGCACCAGGGAATTTggactcctcctcctcttcctttgtGTTGCCATGGCGCTCTTTTCTCCACTGGTTTATTTGGCAGAGAGCGAACTGGGAGCCAAGCAAGAATTCACTAGCATTCCCATTAGCTATTGGTGGGCTGTAATCTCTATGACAACTGTAGGCTATGGAGACATGGTACCTCGGAGCATCCCGGGACAGGTAGTAGCCCTGAGCAGTATCTTGAGTGGTATTTTGCTGATGGCTTTTCCAGTCACTTCCATCTTTCACACTTTTTCCCGCTCCTACACAGAGCTAAAGGAACAGCAGCAGCGAGCTGCAAGCAGACAGTTGCACCAGCTAGAGGAAACCACCAGATCCCCAAATGGTGACAGTTCTCAGGGACTGGGTACCTCCTCCCCACTAGACGCAGCTGGGGCGTGGCGTAAGCCAGCAGTGAACCAAGAAGACAAGAGGAAGTGTTGACTGCAAACAACTAAAAGATTTAGCCAGCAGCACTGAACTAGCAAACGAGAGAGTTCCAGATCTGAAACAAAACCCTATGGAACGAACATAAATCAGGGTATACAGTGAGACCTGTGCAAGAGACTGTCCTTCTTGAGTAACTTTTAGTGTCCCTAAAAACAACGTGGAGTACCGTTCTGCTCCCTCTTTCGTAGAAGGCCGCTTTCGTTAAGCAACTGATTTTGGGCAGCCCCCAAGGAGCAGTTGCTTAAGCCAGGTTTCCACTGTGTCCGCt
This genomic interval carries:
- the KCNG2 gene encoding potassium voltage-gated channel subfamily G member 2 — its product is MYQEMALLTGNADPKFTSYSYNNLENLCEVQTKKGFFYKKAKLLHPGEDLCCLAHLEDRTRHVIINVGGIKYRIPWTTLENCPLTRLGKLKSCNNYDEIMDICDDYDVSCNEFFFDRNPCAFRTIMTFLTAGKLRLLREMCALSFQEELVYWGIEEEHLEWCCKKRLRQKEEEVAEATQYEREMMINESPQCAFQDTSRSGLCMRKLRDMVENPHSGIPGKIFACISVSFVAITAVSLCISTMPDLREEEERGECSQKCYDIFVLETVCVAWFSFEFLLRSIQAESKCAFLKTPLNIIDILAILPFYISLIVDMVSAKNSNRKPGSGAGNKYLERVGLVLRFLRALRILYVMRLARHSLGLQTLGLTVRRCTREFGLLLLFLCVAMALFSPLVYLAESELGAKQEFTSIPISYWWAVISMTTVGYGDMVPRSIPGQVVALSSILSGILLMAFPVTSIFHTFSRSYTELKEQQQRAASRQLHQLEETTRSPNGDSSQGLGTSSPLDAAGAWRKPAVNQEDKRKC